A genomic stretch from Sulfurimonas sediminis includes:
- a CDS encoding ISAs1 family transposase has translation MKLTRTKALLESLKSIPDYRVDTGKIEYPLHEVLFMTLFALIKGNTTFKDIFSWMIYNKDNAILKEIFDKEEITIPSKSTYHRLLINTDNNALEKVFREFFFPFIAQENIAIDGKWLRGSDVNGQYTQERHKAILNILDKDIKIVFAHKFLDKNKSSEITALKEVLNDNIFSNEGQIFSFDALLTQSEILNTIDEQGNRYIAKLKDNQKHLKEKAIKTIEEFNQPTDRVDDEDSYLTENNKRVSRKVEVFQNKSADLVMYHENFQNIQSLIKVTKTLTNAQTGEVTISTQYLMANFKTTAKEFLQKILQHWRVETYHYHLDMLTEEDDHIAYKEPFSIAILRSFTVNLYQLFLNENKDKKVLLTGKTTMADIKRNALYRDDFSVQLIESNYID, from the coding sequence ATCAAATTAACACGCACAAAAGCCTTACTTGAATCGCTAAAAAGTATCCCAGACTATAGAGTAGATACAGGGAAGATAGAATATCCATTGCACGAAGTTCTTTTCATGACACTTTTTGCACTTATCAAAGGAAATACAACTTTTAAGGATATATTTTCATGGATGATATATAACAAAGACAATGCAATACTCAAAGAGATTTTTGATAAAGAAGAGATAACGATTCCTTCCAAATCAACATATCATCGTTTATTGATAAACACAGATAATAATGCTTTGGAAAAAGTATTTAGAGAGTTCTTTTTTCCATTCATTGCACAAGAAAATATTGCTATTGACGGGAAGTGGCTGAGAGGTAGCGACGTGAATGGTCAATACACACAGGAAAGACATAAAGCAATACTAAATATCTTGGATAAAGATATAAAAATAGTGTTTGCTCACAAGTTTTTAGATAAAAATAAGAGTAGCGAAATTACTGCACTCAAAGAGGTTTTAAACGATAATATTTTTAGCAATGAAGGACAGATATTTTCCTTTGATGCACTGCTTACTCAATCAGAGATTCTCAACACTATTGATGAGCAAGGTAACAGATATATAGCAAAACTCAAAGATAACCAGAAACACCTCAAAGAGAAAGCTATAAAGACCATAGAAGAGTTTAATCAGCCTACAGATAGAGTTGATGATGAAGATAGCTATTTAACTGAAAACAACAAAAGAGTCTCTCGAAAAGTAGAAGTTTTTCAAAATAAAAGTGCTGATTTAGTTATGTATCATGAGAACTTTCAAAATATTCAATCACTCATTAAAGTGACGAAAACATTAACAAATGCACAGACTGGTGAAGTTACAATTTCAACTCAATATTTAATGGCTAACTTTAAAACAACTGCAAAAGAGTTTCTTCAAAAGATACTGCAACATTGGAGAGTGGAAACATATCACTATCACTTAGATATGCTTACTGAAGAAGATGACCATATAGCATATAAAGAGCCTTTCTCTATAGCTATTCTTAGAAGTTTTACTGTTAATCTTTATCAGTTGTTTTTAAATGAGAACAAAGATAAAAAGGTACTCCTAACCGGTAAAACTACAATGGCAGATATTAAAAGAAATGCTCTTTATCGTGATGATTTTAGTGTTCAATTGATTGAATCAAACTATATTGATTAA
- a CDS encoding uroporphyrinogen-III synthase — translation MHNKPIYLFSVSSHPDAVHVNSLDITFFQPEIDFSKYDYFIITSKQASKALQQYEKKEYIKKPALCISKQSAKSFEDLGGQVLAVGKGYGDTLVEKIKQYPKETKWLYLRAELVASDFVLTCKEEGYCIDEKIVYASKCSEALLHVTVPQEAILIFTSPSSVECFLSRHTLLHTHKIIVIGKTTAKALPKNCSYTLSDETTIESCMQIVGKSHEK, via the coding sequence ATGCATAATAAGCCCATTTACCTTTTTTCTGTATCTTCTCATCCTGACGCTGTACATGTAAACTCTTTGGATATTACTTTTTTTCAGCCTGAAATTGATTTTTCCAAATATGATTATTTTATTATTACCTCAAAGCAGGCATCAAAAGCGTTGCAACAGTATGAGAAAAAAGAGTATATAAAGAAGCCGGCGCTCTGTATTTCAAAACAGAGTGCAAAGAGTTTTGAAGATTTAGGGGGGCAGGTTCTGGCTGTCGGTAAAGGATATGGCGATACTCTTGTGGAAAAAATCAAACAATACCCAAAAGAGACAAAATGGCTTTATCTGCGTGCTGAACTTGTTGCCTCTGATTTTGTCCTTACATGTAAAGAAGAGGGATACTGCATAGATGAAAAAATTGTCTATGCAAGCAAATGCAGTGAAGCGTTGTTACATGTAACAGTGCCGCAGGAGGCTATACTTATTTTTACCTCTCCTTCAAGTGTAGAGTGTTTTTTAAGCAGGCATACTTTGCTGCACACACACAAAATAATAGTTATTGGCAAAACGACGGCAAAAGCACTGCCAAAAAACTGCTCCTATACTCTTTCTGATGAGACAACTATCGAGAGTTGTATGCAAATAGTAGGTAAATCCCACGAAAAATAA
- the guaA gene encoding glutamine-hydrolyzing GMP synthase translates to MTNVSIIVLDFGSQYTQLIARRLREDKIYCEILPFHTKAQDIAAKNPQGIILSGGPSSVYNKDAYEVDKEVYKMGIPILGICYGMQRIAVDFGGSVIRSDHHEYGKAELGIVGYPDNVSPLFKDCDNHTTVWMSHSDRVETLPEGFKVIATSDNSPYAAIANDEKRVYALQFHPEVQHSEEGYLMLRNFAKNICGVTEKWKMEHFLKQQIESIRERVGDAKVLCGLSGGVDSSVVAAMLYEAIGDQLIPVFVDNGLLRKGEREQVEEVFKVNLKAPLVTVDAADNFLTKLAGVSDPEQKRKIIGHTFIEEFEKEAKKHDGIKFLAQGTLYPDVIESISVNGPSEVIKSHHNVGGLPDWMDFELIEPLRELFKDEVRKIGLELGLPESMINRHPFPGPGLAIRIMGDVNVPDLDLLREADVILLDELKASGYYAKTWQAFAVLLNVKSVGVMGDNRTYDNTVCIRVVEAVDGMTATFAHLPHDLLERISRRIINEVDGINRVVYDISSKPPATIEWE, encoded by the coding sequence ATGACAAATGTTAGCATTATAGTTTTAGACTTTGGCTCTCAATACACACAACTCATCGCTCGTCGTCTTCGTGAAGATAAAATATACTGTGAAATCCTTCCTTTTCATACAAAAGCCCAGGATATTGCAGCGAAAAATCCTCAGGGAATCATACTCAGCGGAGGCCCATCTTCTGTATACAACAAAGATGCCTATGAAGTTGACAAAGAGGTTTATAAAATGGGTATTCCGATTCTTGGTATCTGTTATGGAATGCAAAGAATTGCGGTAGATTTTGGCGGTTCGGTTATACGTTCTGACCACCATGAATACGGAAAAGCAGAACTTGGCATAGTCGGCTACCCTGACAATGTTTCCCCTCTTTTTAAAGATTGTGACAATCACACTACAGTCTGGATGAGCCACTCGGACAGAGTCGAAACACTTCCTGAGGGTTTTAAGGTAATCGCCACATCTGACAATTCACCGTATGCGGCCATTGCAAATGATGAAAAACGTGTCTATGCGCTTCAGTTTCACCCGGAAGTACAGCACTCTGAAGAAGGCTACCTGATGCTTCGTAACTTTGCAAAAAATATCTGCGGAGTGACAGAAAAATGGAAAATGGAGCATTTTCTCAAGCAGCAGATTGAATCCATCCGTGAACGTGTCGGCGATGCCAAAGTGCTTTGCGGATTAAGCGGAGGCGTTGACAGTTCTGTTGTGGCAGCAATGCTGTATGAAGCAATCGGTGATCAGCTTATTCCTGTGTTTGTAGATAACGGACTGTTACGCAAAGGTGAGAGAGAACAGGTTGAAGAAGTTTTCAAAGTAAATCTCAAAGCGCCTCTTGTTACTGTGGATGCAGCGGATAATTTCCTGACAAAACTGGCAGGAGTGAGTGACCCTGAACAAAAACGTAAAATTATCGGGCATACGTTTATAGAAGAGTTTGAAAAAGAGGCGAAAAAGCATGACGGTATTAAGTTTTTGGCACAAGGAACACTCTATCCGGATGTTATCGAATCTATCTCTGTCAACGGTCCCTCAGAAGTGATTAAATCTCACCATAATGTCGGCGGTCTTCCTGACTGGATGGATTTTGAACTGATTGAGCCGCTGCGTGAACTTTTTAAAGACGAAGTGCGTAAAATCGGACTGGAACTGGGACTTCCGGAGAGTATGATTAACCGTCATCCTTTCCCTGGCCCTGGTCTTGCCATTAGAATCATGGGAGATGTAAATGTTCCTGATTTGGATCTTCTGCGCGAAGCAGATGTTATTTTACTCGATGAACTCAAAGCAAGCGGATATTATGCAAAAACATGGCAGGCTTTTGCCGTGCTTTTAAATGTAAAATCAGTAGGTGTAATGGGTGACAACCGTACCTATGACAACACGGTATGTATCAGAGTTGTAGAGGCGGTTGACGGGATGACAGCAACATTCGCACATCTGCCACATGATCTGCTGGAGCGAATTTCAAGACGTATTATCAATGAAGTGGATGGGATAAACCGTGTAGTTTATGATATATCTTCAAAACCACCTGCAACAATCGAATGGGAATAA
- the nhaD gene encoding sodium:proton antiporter NhaD, translating to MEHEAINLATTWVGWLSLAVFVIAYYFIATEEKYEINKAKPALFAGTFMFMLIGIYYAINGLDPDPLHDELEKLILEIAEIFFFLLVAMTFIETLLERGVFDLLKYKLVSKGYTYKKLFWLTGLLAFFISPVADNLTTALILSTVLFTIDKKNLAFLVPGAINIVVAANAGGAWSPFGDITTLMAWTAGKGEFVDFLFLFPASVVGWVVTAFLLSLSVPSGEPPFDAATEKKPQVQDGGMMVAYLGVLTIAIAVLGHTFFHFPAMWGMMFGLAILKLYAFQLERSGQHSFNIYVNMEKVENDTLLFFFGILSAVGALHFLGFLEYIHHLYELLGSTTANIGVGFLSAIVDNVPVMSAILKSSPSMGIDQWMLVTMTAGIGGSLISFGSAAGVGVMGKLRGIYTFGSHMKHAWTILVGYAVSIIIWYVQFEIMGLY from the coding sequence ATGGAACACGAAGCAATAAATCTTGCAACAACCTGGGTAGGATGGCTGAGCTTAGCTGTCTTTGTTATAGCGTATTATTTTATCGCTACAGAAGAAAAATATGAGATAAACAAAGCAAAACCGGCACTTTTTGCCGGTACATTTATGTTTATGCTGATCGGTATTTATTATGCTATTAACGGATTGGATCCTGATCCGCTGCATGATGAACTGGAAAAGCTGATTTTGGAGATAGCTGAAATTTTCTTTTTCCTGCTTGTTGCAATGACTTTTATTGAGACGCTTTTAGAACGCGGTGTTTTTGATTTGCTAAAGTATAAACTTGTTTCAAAAGGGTACACCTATAAAAAGCTTTTTTGGCTGACTGGCCTGTTGGCGTTTTTTATCTCCCCAGTCGCAGATAACCTGACAACTGCCTTGATTCTTTCCACCGTGCTTTTTACAATCGATAAGAAAAATCTTGCATTTTTGGTTCCGGGTGCCATAAATATTGTCGTAGCTGCCAATGCAGGCGGTGCATGGTCTCCGTTTGGTGATATTACAACACTCATGGCATGGACTGCCGGCAAAGGGGAATTTGTAGACTTTCTCTTTCTCTTTCCTGCTTCTGTTGTCGGCTGGGTTGTTACGGCATTTTTACTCTCTTTGTCTGTTCCCTCGGGAGAACCGCCATTTGATGCAGCGACTGAAAAGAAACCACAAGTGCAAGATGGAGGAATGATGGTTGCCTATTTGGGAGTTTTGACCATTGCAATTGCTGTTCTTGGACATACTTTTTTCCATTTTCCGGCAATGTGGGGTATGATGTTTGGTTTGGCAATTTTAAAACTTTATGCCTTTCAATTGGAAAGATCAGGACAGCATAGCTTCAATATCTATGTCAATATGGAAAAAGTGGAAAATGACACACTTCTTTTCTTCTTTGGTATTCTTTCTGCCGTAGGTGCATTACACTTTTTAGGCTTTTTGGAATATATTCATCACCTGTATGAGTTGCTTGGCTCAACTACAGCCAATATCGGTGTCGGATTCCTTTCTGCAATTGTAGACAATGTACCGGTGATGAGTGCCATTTTAAAATCTTCTCCAAGTATGGGAATAGACCAGTGGATGCTTGTCACCATGACAGCGGGTATCGGTGGCAGCCTGATCTCTTTTGGTTCAGCAGCCGGTGTCGGAGTTATGGGAAAACTTCGCGGTATTTATACTTTTGGTTCACACATGAAGCATGCCTGGACCATTTTGGTAGGATATGCGGTTTCTATTATAATCTGGTACGTTCAGTTTGAAATTATGGGGCTTTATTAA
- the nadB gene encoding L-aspartate oxidase: MTEYDVVIIGAGVAGLYASMNIPAEKKVLIINKRETFKCNTFYAQGGVALARDEADIPMHIKDTLAAGDGLCDPEAVDVLSQNSRQAIDDLIEQGFCFDTNEEGELLYTKEAAHSCERILHAGGDATGRYLHHFLLEHTAHAMLSDARVVDLLIDNGECYGVTVLDHRQRRNIYAKNVIIASGGVGSLYEYHTNAPCISADIQGLCVMKGVALDRMEMLQFHPTVFVNSNNAQKMLLTEALRGEGATIEDETGRRFLFDYDERGELASRDIVSKAIYKYKKKTGMHVYLNCENFDKEYFEHRFPNICKNLRELGFNVPAKRVPISPAFHYAIGGIRTDLNARVPNVKNLYAVGEVASTRVHGANRLASNSLLEGLVFAKRAVDDILKNIDTPKNMKTFELHDEVMSLKDDKAKKDQLRRIMWENVSIIRTKSGLNDALSTINALLNENIGKLLKFRLLTAKEIVISALNRHESIGVHTIQEEN; the protein is encoded by the coding sequence ATGACTGAATATGATGTAGTAATAATAGGCGCAGGTGTGGCAGGACTCTATGCAAGTATGAATATTCCTGCCGAGAAAAAAGTGCTTATTATTAATAAGCGGGAAACTTTTAAATGCAATACATTTTATGCACAGGGTGGAGTGGCGTTGGCCCGTGATGAAGCGGATATTCCGATGCATATCAAAGACACACTTGCCGCCGGTGACGGGCTGTGTGATCCGGAAGCTGTGGATGTTCTGAGCCAGAATTCACGTCAGGCGATTGATGATTTGATAGAACAGGGCTTTTGTTTTGATACTAATGAAGAAGGAGAACTTCTTTATACAAAAGAAGCGGCACACTCCTGTGAACGGATACTGCATGCAGGCGGTGATGCGACGGGAAGGTATCTGCACCATTTTCTTCTTGAACATACTGCCCATGCGATGCTCAGTGATGCAAGAGTCGTTGATCTGCTGATTGATAATGGCGAATGTTACGGCGTTACCGTACTTGATCACAGACAACGCAGAAACATATATGCAAAAAATGTCATTATTGCAAGCGGAGGTGTTGGTTCTTTGTATGAATACCATACAAATGCACCTTGCATCAGTGCTGATATACAAGGACTTTGTGTGATGAAAGGCGTAGCCCTTGACAGAATGGAAATGCTGCAGTTTCATCCCACTGTATTTGTAAACTCTAACAATGCCCAAAAAATGCTCTTGACAGAGGCCCTTCGCGGAGAGGGAGCAACTATAGAGGATGAAACCGGAAGAAGATTCCTGTTTGATTATGATGAGAGAGGCGAGTTGGCCTCACGCGATATTGTCAGCAAGGCAATATACAAATACAAAAAGAAGACAGGTATGCATGTGTATCTCAACTGTGAAAATTTTGATAAAGAGTATTTTGAACACAGATTTCCAAATATTTGCAAGAATCTGAGGGAACTGGGCTTTAATGTTCCTGCGAAAAGGGTTCCGATATCGCCTGCTTTTCATTATGCCATCGGGGGTATTCGCACCGACCTGAATGCCAGAGTGCCAAATGTGAAAAATTTGTATGCTGTCGGTGAAGTTGCTTCAACAAGAGTGCATGGTGCAAACAGACTGGCATCGAACTCACTGCTGGAAGGTTTGGTTTTTGCAAAAAGGGCAGTAGATGATATTTTAAAAAACATTGACACGCCAAAAAATATGAAAACATTTGAATTGCACGATGAGGTGATGAGTCTCAAAGATGACAAGGCGAAAAAAGACCAACTCAGACGAATAATGTGGGAAAATGTTTCTATAATTCGTACAAAAAGCGGATTAAACGATGCTTTATCCACAATTAATGCACTTTTAAATGAAAATATTGGTAAACTACTAAAATTTCGTTTACTAACGGCAAAAGAGATAGTAATATCTGCATTAAACAGGCATGAATCCATAGGGGTTCATACAATACAAGAGGAGAATTAA
- the uvrC gene encoding excinuclease ABC subunit UvrC yields MTLKEKIQQLPDKPGVYQYFDKNGHLLYVGKAKNLAKRVKSYWQFTPKLCANPQLSLRISKMIKQTVSMDYIIVNSEHDALILENSLIKQLGPKYNILLRDDKTYPYIYIDNSQEYPRFDITRKVINSKDITYYGPYSVGARDILNSIYDICKLVQKKSCLKSKKLCLYYQIDKCLGPCELPISKERYQQEVTLASQLIKNKKLLLGRLEEKMEFYAQELRFEEAAELRDTIERIERSQIKSEIDFATNEHYDIFAIESSEKRAVVVKIFMRHGKIISSSHEYLQLHEGLDLNELYSRALLGFYKDEKPPITAPILLPQSFEDKELIAHHLTKVFGQKAHILIPQRGKKKDLIALAKLNARELLKKDRETLNVKILEELQELCQLQKIPNRVEIFDNSHMSGVATVGAMVVYENAKFDKKSYRTYHLEAKDEYSQMRETLTKRVESFSKNSPPDLWILDGGATLLKLALDILESNGINLDVIAISKEKVDAKAHRAKGNAQDILYTKEQIFRLKTSDKRLQWVQNLRDEAHRAAITFHKKTKLKLDQESRLLSLHGISAAKIQKLLNHYGTFEALKSATFDDIRSLLNTKDAKTIKNFYK; encoded by the coding sequence ATGACACTTAAAGAAAAAATCCAACAACTGCCGGACAAACCAGGGGTCTATCAGTATTTTGACAAAAACGGCCATCTCCTGTATGTGGGCAAAGCCAAGAACCTTGCCAAGCGGGTAAAAAGCTACTGGCAGTTTACTCCAAAGCTTTGTGCAAATCCGCAGCTCTCTTTGCGCATTTCAAAAATGATCAAGCAAACAGTTTCCATGGATTATATCATCGTAAATTCCGAACATGATGCGCTCATACTTGAAAATTCACTGATCAAACAGCTGGGTCCGAAATACAATATTTTACTCCGTGATGACAAAACCTACCCCTACATTTACATAGACAACTCTCAGGAGTACCCTCGGTTCGACATTACAAGAAAGGTGATCAACTCCAAAGATATCACCTACTATGGTCCCTACTCTGTCGGTGCGAGAGATATTCTCAACTCCATTTATGATATTTGCAAACTTGTGCAGAAAAAATCCTGTCTGAAGTCAAAAAAACTTTGTCTCTACTATCAGATAGACAAGTGTCTCGGTCCCTGTGAACTGCCAATCTCCAAAGAGCGTTATCAGCAGGAAGTAACACTTGCATCGCAGCTGATTAAAAACAAAAAACTGCTTCTTGGCAGACTGGAAGAAAAAATGGAGTTTTATGCCCAGGAGTTACGCTTTGAAGAAGCCGCCGAGCTCAGAGACACTATAGAGAGGATAGAACGCTCCCAGATTAAAAGCGAAATTGATTTTGCCACAAATGAACATTATGATATTTTTGCGATAGAAAGCTCTGAAAAAAGAGCGGTTGTTGTGAAAATATTTATGCGCCACGGCAAAATCATCTCTTCTTCCCATGAGTATCTGCAGCTGCATGAAGGCTTGGATTTGAATGAGCTCTATTCAAGAGCGCTGCTTGGATTTTACAAAGATGAAAAGCCTCCCATCACTGCTCCGATTCTTCTTCCTCAGAGTTTTGAGGACAAAGAACTCATAGCGCATCACCTCACAAAAGTATTTGGTCAAAAAGCACACATTCTCATCCCTCAAAGAGGAAAGAAAAAAGATTTAATCGCTTTGGCAAAATTAAATGCAAGGGAGTTGTTGAAAAAAGACAGAGAAACACTGAATGTCAAAATACTCGAAGAACTCCAGGAACTGTGTCAACTGCAAAAAATTCCAAACAGGGTGGAAATATTTGACAATTCACATATGTCCGGTGTCGCAACAGTCGGGGCTATGGTCGTATATGAAAATGCAAAGTTTGACAAAAAATCCTACAGAACCTATCATCTCGAAGCAAAAGACGAATACTCCCAAATGCGCGAAACACTTACAAAAAGAGTGGAGAGTTTTTCTAAAAATTCACCGCCGGACCTGTGGATACTCGACGGAGGAGCAACACTGCTTAAACTTGCACTTGACATACTTGAATCAAACGGTATCAACCTTGATGTCATAGCCATTTCAAAAGAAAAAGTTGATGCAAAAGCACACCGAGCCAAAGGAAACGCTCAGGATATTCTCTATACAAAAGAGCAAATTTTCAGACTCAAAACAAGTGACAAACGTCTGCAGTGGGTCCAAAATTTACGGGATGAAGCACACAGAGCAGCGATCACATTTCACAAAAAAACAAAACTCAAACTTGATCAAGAAAGCAGACTTTTAAGTTTACATGGAATATCAGCTGCAAAAATTCAAAAACTGCTCAACCATTACGGTACTTTTGAAGCACTCAAAAGTGCCACATTTGATGATATTCGTTCACTTTTAAATACAAAAGATGCAAAAACAATCAAAAATTTTTATAAATAA
- a CDS encoding PAS domain-containing protein — protein MSKIIPVDEEYFFDGNVIISQTDLKGVITYANKLFCSVSGYKADELVGQPHNILRHPDMPRSIFAKMWETIQSGQAWNGLVKNLRKDGLYYWVETEILPIRDNDENITGYIAARKAASRKDIQETEETYKKMLETEEE, from the coding sequence ATGAGTAAGATTATCCCTGTAGACGAAGAGTATTTTTTTGACGGAAATGTCATTATTTCTCAAACAGATTTAAAAGGTGTTATTACCTATGCAAACAAACTGTTTTGCAGTGTATCCGGCTATAAAGCCGATGAACTGGTAGGACAACCCCACAACATACTCAGACATCCGGATATGCCACGCAGTATATTTGCAAAAATGTGGGAAACTATTCAAAGTGGACAGGCTTGGAACGGACTTGTAAAAAACCTTAGAAAAGACGGTTTGTACTACTGGGTAGAGACAGAAATTCTGCCAATCAGAGATAATGATGAAAATATAACAGGTTATATTGCTGCCAGAAAAGCAGCCTCTCGCAAAGATATTCAAGAAACAGAAGAAACATACAAAAAAATGCTTGAGACAGAAGAGGAATAA
- a CDS encoding Hpt domain-containing protein: MLIYNFQKEFLGIDEKNLRTLGYKDLADLRAEVTDFADLFVKTPGYIHNFQHVHWIDYITCAESNEESKVIIHANSKNYKAIITITNAYLVDNPTQKAYIVHLNNLRTLTAQEYDAISGDITQRTIPETVSPQQSQPILQTEETTVIQDEYDTPLHVETKEKEDLDALLDVGDLSIETQEVKKREPLVQESPQKPKSTYVFDPNIASKELGLPLDLIEEFIQDFITQANDFKDELYRSLEEGDTDNVKTLSHKLKGVAANLRIEDAHEVLSIINATSDVDIIKTNLDDFYRIIAKLAGEEDLGTIKDDEVPQKIEIPELYDDDFVAPQESEEILTFKDDEPELTLEFKEEPQPQLETEPEIQEEQEIQEETEQQEESQTQEESENEKKYSKEKIANEIGLDLESFNELFEDFIKEAHAIIAKINDALATQDYPALKRQALKLKGMSDNMRMHTFTNELETLTHSTDKETLTQTVKEIENILTAISKEEE; encoded by the coding sequence ATGCTAATTTATAATTTTCAAAAAGAGTTTTTGGGTATTGACGAAAAAAACCTGCGTACACTGGGGTATAAAGATTTGGCTGATCTGCGCGCAGAAGTGACGGATTTCGCAGATTTGTTTGTAAAAACACCAGGATATATACATAATTTTCAGCATGTGCACTGGATTGACTATATTACATGCGCAGAGTCAAATGAAGAATCCAAAGTCATCATTCATGCCAATTCAAAAAATTACAAAGCAATAATTACAATTACAAATGCCTATCTTGTGGACAATCCGACTCAAAAAGCCTATATAGTACACTTAAACAATTTGCGAACACTGACAGCACAGGAATATGATGCTATTTCAGGAGATATTACGCAAAGAACAATACCGGAAACAGTATCTCCGCAGCAGTCGCAACCAATCCTCCAAACAGAAGAAACAACAGTTATACAAGATGAGTATGACACTCCGTTACATGTGGAAACCAAAGAGAAAGAAGACCTGGATGCACTACTGGATGTAGGTGACTTGAGTATCGAAACCCAGGAAGTAAAAAAGAGAGAGCCTTTGGTCCAAGAATCTCCTCAAAAACCGAAAAGCACCTATGTTTTTGACCCCAATATTGCATCCAAAGAGCTTGGTCTGCCGCTTGATTTGATTGAAGAGTTTATACAGGATTTTATAACCCAGGCAAACGACTTTAAAGATGAACTTTACAGATCACTTGAAGAAGGAGATACAGACAATGTTAAAACTCTTTCGCATAAGCTTAAAGGAGTTGCAGCGAATCTTCGCATTGAAGATGCACATGAAGTACTTTCAATTATAAATGCCACTTCTGATGTCGATATTATAAAGACAAACCTGGATGATTTTTACAGGATTATTGCAAAATTAGCCGGGGAAGAAGATCTTGGAACCATAAAAGACGATGAAGTGCCTCAAAAAATTGAGATTCCGGAACTTTATGATGATGATTTTGTTGCACCACAGGAATCTGAAGAAATTCTGACTTTTAAAGATGATGAGCCTGAACTGACTTTGGAATTTAAAGAAGAGCCGCAGCCCCAACTTGAAACAGAGCCGGAAATTCAAGAAGAACAGGAAATTCAGGAAGAGACAGAGCAGCAGGAAGAATCACAAACGCAGGAAGAATCAGAAAATGAGAAAAAATATTCTAAAGAAAAAATTGCCAATGAAATAGGCCTGGATTTAGAGAGTTTCAATGAACTCTTTGAAGACTTTATAAAAGAAGCACATGCTATAATTGCAAAAATAAATGATGCTCTCGCCACCCAAGACTATCCTGCACTGAAGCGGCAAGCCTTAAAATTAAAAGGAATGAGTGACAATATGAGAATGCACACTTTTACAAATGAACTTGAAACACTAACACACTCTACAGATAAAGAGACACTGACACAAACTGTAAAAGAGATAGAAAATATACTGACAGCAATTTCAAAAGAAGAGGAATAG